In Danaus plexippus chromosome 6, MEX_DaPlex, whole genome shotgun sequence, a single window of DNA contains:
- the LOC116778970 gene encoding glutaminase liver isoform, mitochondrial isoform X4, protein MLADKSESLKRGAVASVGACAFTVAEKRLIFHSISPSAGMNSRQFRRLAASPLLKQTACICFRRYSQKWRNSAPSFYAAQSIDMRVREGSHKNADDVLFDMFKNEETGLLPVGKFLAALRTTGIKKNDPRVKEVMHNLYKVHKESNLEGGSPETLKLDRQNFKEVIAPNIVLITKAFRSQFVIPDFQDFIKDIEEMYWSAKSNTDGKVASYIPQLARASSENWGVSICTIDGQRFSIGDVNVPFTLQSCSKPLTYAMALETLGPDVVHKYVGTEPSGRNFNELVLDYNMKPHNPMINAGAILVCSLLKSLDKPEMTLAEKFDYVMSFFSRLAGNEVLGFNNAVFLSEREAADRNYALGFYMREHKCYPEKTNLRECMDFYFQCCSMEANCDIMSIMAATLANGGICPITDEKVLRPDSVRNVLSLMHSCGMYDYSGQFAFKVGLPAKSGVSGAMLIVVPNVMGICTWSPPLDPLGNSCRGLQFCDELIARFNFHKYDNIRYASHKKDPRRYKFESTGLSIVNLLFSAASGDISALRRHHLSGMDMNLSDYDGRTALHLAAAEGHLACVDFLLAQCNVPHDPQDRWGSRPLNEAETFGHDAVVQYLKEWEKTHPSIQKEETQQTVDEILERNKREADEALKDPSIQEIVTRNGDKVQ, encoded by the exons ATGTTAGCTGATAAATCTGAATCGTTAAAACGAGGGGCCGTAGCGTCAGTTGGCGCCTGCGCGTTCACGGTAGCCGAGAAACGACtgatttttcattctatatcGCCATCCGCCGGTATGAACAGCCGTCAATTCCGTCGGCTAGCTGCCAGCCCTCTCTTAAAACAGACAGCATGCATCTGCTTCCGACGATATAGTCAA aAATGGCGAAACTCCGCACCAAGTTTCTATGCCGCTCAGTCGATTGATATGCG agTTCGTGAAGGATCTCATAAAAATGCCGATGATGTTTTGtttgatatgtttaaaaatgaagAAACAGGATTATTGCCCGTTGGGAAATTTTTGGCC GCCTTGAGGACTACCGGAATTAAGAAAAATGATCCTCGGGTTAAAGAGGTCATGCACAATTTATACAAAGTTCACAAGGAATCAAATCTCGAAGGAGGATCTCCTGAGACGCTGAAATTAGACagacaaaactttaaagaaGTCATAGCTCCAAATATTGTGTTAATCACAAAAGCATTCCGAAGCCAGTTTGTGATTCCCGATTTTCAAGATTTCATTAAAGACATCGAAGAAATGTATTGGTCAGCTAAGAGTAATACAGATGGCAAAGTAGCTAGTTATATCCCTCAGTTAGCTCGTGCGAGCAGCGAAAATTGGGGTGTTAGCATTTGTACGATCGATGGACAGAGATTCTCGATTG GTGACGTCAACGTTCCATTCACTCTACAGTCATGCAGCAAGCCCTTAACATATGCGATGGCGCTAGAAACCCTGGGCCCTGACGTGGTACATAAGTACGTCGGCACGGAGCCAAGCGGCCGCAACTTCAATGAACTCGTCTTAGATTATAATA tGAAACCTCATAATCCTATGATAAACGCCGGAGCTATTCTGGTTTGCTCGTTATTGAAAAGCCTGGACAAGCCAGAAATGACTTTAGCTGAAAAATTCGACTACGTTATGTCATTCTTTAGTCGTCTAGCTGGCAATGAAGTATTGGGTTTTAATAATGCTGTATTTTTATCTGAGCGCGAGGCCGCAGACAGAAATTATGCTTTGGGATTTTATATGCGTGAACATAAATGCTATCCCGAAAAGACTAACTTACGTGAATGTATGGATTTCTATTTccag TGTTGCTCGATGGAAGCTAATTGCGATATAATGTCCATAATGGCTGCCACTTTGGCAAATGGTGGAATATGCCCTATCACGGATGAAAAGGTCCTACGACCTGATTCTGTTCGAAACGTATTATCGTTAATGCATAGTTGTGGAATGTATGATTACTCAGGGCAATTCGCCTTTAAAGTAGGTCTTCCTGCTAAATCAGGTGTTTCTGGAGCAATGCTCATTGTCGTTCCTAATGTAATGGGCATATGCACCTGGTCTCCTCCTCTTGATCCACTTGGGAACAGCTGCAGAGGTCTTCAGTTTTGTGAC GAATTGATCGCGAGATTTAACTTCCATAAATACGACAACATCCGATATGCAAGTCACAAGAAAGATCCTCGCCGCTACAAATTTGAGTCCACGGGACTCAGCATCGTCAATCTCTTGTTCTCAGCTGCTAGCGGGGACATAAGTGCCTTGAgaag gCATCATCTGTCTGGTATGGATATGAATCTGTCTGACTACGATGGCCGCACAGCTCTTCATTTAGCGGCAGCTGAGGGTCACTTGGCTTGCGTGGACTTTCTCCTCGCTCAGTGTAACGTACCTCACGACCCTCAGGATCGCTGGGGAAGTCGACCGCTCAATGAAGCCGAGACCTTCGGCCATGATGCAGTAGTACAATATTTGAAGGAATGGGAGAAAACGCATCCCAGCATCCAAAAAGAGGAAACCCAACAAACCGTCGATGAGATCCTTGAGAGGAACAAAAGGGAGGCAGATGAGGCTTTAAAAGATCCAAGTATTCAAGAAATAGTAACTAGAAATGGAGATAAAGTGCAGTAA